A genomic region of Dreissena polymorpha isolate Duluth1 chromosome 4, UMN_Dpol_1.0, whole genome shotgun sequence contains the following coding sequences:
- the LOC127877951 gene encoding radial spoke head protein 6 homolog A-like has product MSAPDVKRSVRGRRDIESLAGSDDDWLYTLSGEERDWLNAKMFLLSRTDPDTPSLYEHLSELITRCLDVDSPVSLRDLEDLSSAMKRERLAASSELLRDGQRRTATETLAFAQWAMLKKPPPPVVDMSPDMEEEEKAAEQPFHVIPDMQRIAMLMETAGVGLPREEFVRLALALREITEANTAVKSIRYWGKILGTNHNYHVAEAELNEDSYEDNVIAEQEHEHDELPSELRAKDSTLLDDLLMPDELKPSYRPPPKIPCERPGQGLNRKIYYVTREPGFSWTRLPHVTPAQIQVARKIRKLLTGDLDAQVISYPPFPGLERNYLRAQIARISAGTQVSPLGYFRFDDEGEEEEEHAEETGDERSRIIIDLEFDGLSARDLADQGLQAWVHHSAAILPQGRTTWWNPVQPRHELAEDEEGEEDEEERQEPDEPEPEAGPPLLTPLAEDENVGASPAWVACLSSKFVPEHAIAVLQSNTWKGAYAVATEKGRFFENIYIGWGLKNTETSFEPALPEDPQPEFPSGPEVTEQDDPTPEEEAAVRAALQEKELEAELEQGIRDEDDDEVVDDEGGFDEE; this is encoded by the exons ATGAGCGCACCGGATGTGAAGCGCAGCGTCCGGGGTCGCCGTGACATTGAGAGTCTTGCGGGCTCTGATGACGACTGGCTGTACACGCTGTCGGGAGAGGAGCGCGACTGGCTGAACGCTAAGATGTTCCTGCTGTCACGCACCGACCCGGACACACCGAGTCT GTACGAGCACCTGTCCGAGCTGATAACGCGCTGCCTGGACGTGGACTCGCCGGTCAGTCTGCGTGACCTGGAGGACCTTAGCAGCGCCATGAAACGGGAGAGACTGGCGGCGTCCAGCGAGCTTCTGAGGGACGGACAGAGGAGGACCGCCACGGAGACGCTCGCATTCGCGCAGTGGGCCATGTTAAAG AAGCCACCGCCCCCTGTAGTTGACATGTCGCCGGATatggaggaggaggagaaggcgGCGGAACAGCCTTTCCACGTAATACCGGACATGCAGAGGATCGCAATGCTCATGGAGACGGCGGGTGTCGGGCTGCCAAGGGAGGAGTTCGTGAGGCTCGCACTTGCGCTGCGGGAAATCACCGAGGCTAACACCGCCGTCAAG AGTATACGGTATTGGGGCAAGATCCTTGGAACTAACCACAACTACCATGTCGCTGAGGCGGAACTCAACGAGGACAGTTACGAAGATAACGTCATAGCTGAACAAGAACACGAACATGATGAACTCCCCAGCGAACTCAGAGCAA AAGACAGTACATTACTCGATG ACCTGCTGATGCCAGATGAGTTGAAGCCCTCGTACCGTCCGCCTCCCAAGATTCCGTGTGAGAGGCCGGGGCAGGGTCTCAACCGGAAGATCTACTACGTCACACGCGAAC CTGGGTTCTCATGGACACGTTTACCACACGTCACACCAGCGCAGATACAGGTGGCGCGGAAAATACGAAAGTTGCTCACCGGAGATTTGGACGCGCAG GTAATATCGTATCCGCCTTTTCCCGGCTTGGAGCGGAACTATCTGCGCGCCCAGATAGCGCGTATCAGTGCCGGGACGCAGGTGTCGCCGCTCGGCTACTTCCGGTTTGACGACGAGGGCGAGGAGGAAGAGGAGCATGCGGAAGAAACGG GCGACGAAAGAAGCAGAATCATTATTGACCTAGAGTTCGATGGACTATCGGCCAGGGACTTGGCGGACCAAGGGCTACAGGCGTGGGTGCACCACTCGGCTGCCATCTTGCCTCAG GGCCGCACAACTTGGTGGAATCCCGTGCAGCCTCGTCATGAGCTAGCCGAGGATGAGGAGGGGGAGGAGGACGAGGAAGAGCGCCAGGAACCAGACGAACCGGAACCGGAGGCGGGGCCACCGCTCCTCACGCCCCTGGCAGAAGATGAAA ATGTCGGCGCCAGCCCAGCCTGGGTTGCATGTCTTAGCTCCAAGTTCGTTCCGGAACACGCAATTGCGGTGCTGCAGTCGAACACGTGGAAGGGGGCGTACGCCGTGGCAACAGAAAAGGGGAG GTTCTTTGAGAATATATACATCGGTTGGGGCCTCAAGAACACCGAAACAAGCTTTGAACCGGCACTGCCGGAGGATCCGCAGCCAGAGTTCCCAAGCGGACCGGAAGTGACGGAACAGGACGACCCGACACCGGAAGAGGAGGCAGCAGTGCGCGCGGCGTTACAGGAAAAAGAACTCGAGGCGGAGTTGGAACAAG GTATCCGTGATGAAGATGACGACGAAGTCGTGGATGATGAAGGAGGTTTTGACGAGGAGTGA
- the LOC127878272 gene encoding uncharacterized protein LOC127878272, with amino-acid sequence MAEVANCIHCGKIVGQRQRAVSCDACERWQHIGCDSGISLAEYKAATRGEREIHFLYAECCRSIPTIHSVPEDERVSHVDPDLTQVFKGVMDILHNETRVTGRSLSHSWSSLFLKIFNDIAEYTSQSKLFHSNMII; translated from the exons atggcagaagtggcaaattgtatacattgtggaaagatagttgggcagaggcaacgtgctgtttcttgcgatgcctgcgagcgatggcaacacataggctgtgattctg GTATATCCCTGGCAGAATACAAAGCAGCAACAAGAGGCGAAAGAGAAATTCACTTTCTATATGCAGAATGTTGCAGAAGCATTCCCACTATTCATAGTGTGCCTGAGGACGAAAGGGTATCACATGTTGACCCAGATTTAACACAG GTTTTCAAAGGCGTCATGGACATCCTCCATAACGAGACTCGAGTGACCGGACGATCATTATCACACAGTTGGTCTAgtctgtttttaaaaatatttaatgacataGCAGAATATACTTCGCAAAGTAAATTATTCCATTCAAATATGATTATTTGA